The following DNA comes from Macrobrachium rosenbergii isolate ZJJX-2024 chromosome 5, ASM4041242v1, whole genome shotgun sequence.
ttttGAGTAGCATTGAGATTTCCCATGAGGAAGACAGGTCTACATCTTTTAGGTGCACAACCAACCCCAAAGCAGCcctatagcctttgatggcagacacagaaagatGTTTCTCTCTCCACAGGAAAAACTAGGAAATCTGCTATTTGCTGAACAGAAGTTCTGACTGGAGAGAGACCTCTTcgatgacaccaatcacagtagatggcccattttccctggtacacagCCGAGGAAGATCTTCTGCAACAACCAGACAGCTCTGTTGCTGctctgtgagaaaagcctcttgctcgcaggagatactggatagtctccagccgtgaagagatagggaccctaccAACTGGTGATATCTCTTGATGTGAGGCTGTCAGAGGAGGTTGTGCCGTGGAAGGATCTCTCTCAGAACTGCTGACAGCAGGGCTAGTAGATCGGGGAACCATTCTCCCTGAGGCCACCagggagctacaagggtcattctgagattctggGAAATCATTACCCTATTCAAGACCTGATGGATCAGGCAAAAGGGAGGGCAGGCATAAACTTCCAGGTTGTCCAAAGGATGTTGAAGGGTGTCCTCCGCTACGACTACGGCGGTCTGGGACAACTGAACAGAAgacctctagcttcctgttgaacctTGTTGTGAACAGATCTATCATTGGCCTTCCCCAAAGGAGGAAGAGCCTGTCTACTATCTCCTGATGTAAGGACCACTCTGTCACCAGGACCTGACCCTGATGACTCAGTTTGTCGGCCACCACACTCCTCTTGCTTGGGATATACCTGGTTGAGAGGTCTACTGATTGGTCAATACACTACTGATAGCTGATTTTCCCATGTAGCACGTCAAATGGCTGCACAATCATCACGGCCCTTTACCTACTTCAGAGCACTTTTGTACCATTGGCAATGTTGCCATACACAACACATATGTAATAAAAAACCTTTTTGCAAAAATTGCCACATTGTATGGCATCGAAGATGCTTTGGGTTCAAAGGTACACCCACTTTTGGCTAACAATactttggaaaaaaatgtaaacaaaaataagttcaCACGACTTTCACCTACCTCAACAAGATGTTTTGTGAGTGGTTTAGCATCACGTAGATCCGTTTAACCATATACagtcagcatctttcttttacagTATGTAGATTACATAGATACATAAAGTTTACACAGATATACCAGTAAACTTTTTTAAACACCTCATTCAGGGGGTCATATAAAGTGATTCTGATTACTGTTTAGCAAAAGATATCCTTCCTCTGGGGTTAGGACATGGCTTTAAAAACTTAGCCTTCACCTCTTGGACGTATTGTAAATTTCCGAGACCTATTTTAGGATAACAATAGCACCTTCAACACCACAAAATATGGTGTGTAttgaaagatacaaaataaagtaaaatggaaacaaaCTGATCAAAAACATGGTACAGTTGCACATTGCCACACAACCAACATGAGCATATCATCTGAGGTGCAAAACTGTACGTACTGTAACATGTATTAGTGTATGCACATGTTACGTATCCAattgaagcaaaaacaaaattgcttACAAATAAGAAAGTGCACAGGATGTATGAAATAAGGACAGAATCTCTAAACAGTACATCTTATGCTTAGGGACTTACCGTTTTCCACATGGCTGGCATATTTCTGCTttgtatacagttttattttgGAAGGCATGCGGTCTTGCATTCAGCTTACTAGCGGAAAAGTTGCGCATTATAGGTGTGTGAGGGGTGTGAGTTGGGGTGACACAGCCTTGATTGTTACCCTAAAAAGATAGTGAAACTATTACTCATGCAATGCTCAATTAAGTTCTGGCAATAtactaaatttacatttatatattttgttccaGCAAAACTGACGACTAGGAAACTGGATGCACCCAATTCTCCAGTTTATACAATGCTTTTACTTCATACTTTCCCTTCTGCATGTAAGACAATGACAAAGTTGTGGAGTTTGTGTGGTGGTGAATGTGGAATACTGAGTCTAAATGTTTCATTACAGATTTAACACTGTTACCCATCACCTGACATGCACCATAAGTGATTTTATACATtgtgttaaatatattttcttctctttcctcctcttctcttgtcCTAAAACTCTGCAAATATTCtttgcctttattttccattttgcataaTGTATGGTTTGTCTGATATTCAGCATGAAACAAAGACTACTGAATAGTTTTAATGGCCAGAAAATTTGTTATGCTGATGGGTTATGAGGGTTACAGTCACCTGTTACAtaagttttctatttattaaacACTGTTggattatttttgctttataatttatCATGCTGGAACTCCAACCATTTGTTAAACCAGGCTGACTTTGAATCCTCAATTTGTTCTTAAACTTGATCATAAGTTGGGGTCAGTCtgtatttgttaaaataatttaattcacaCTAACAAGACATTTCTGATAAAATGCTCTTACAATAGAAAAATTCATACAATccaaaacataaaatcatatgACTCATGGAAATTTACATCATCATATCATTATGGGCTAAACCATACAGGTAAAAGTTTAGGTATatgaagggaaaaataatgattatgttCATGTTATTTTAATTACTATTAGTTTGACCAGAACACTGAGCTAATTTACCTAGCTCTCACTAGGGTGATACAACTTACCTGAGGTGTCATTCGAGTGTGTAGTATGCGAGGTGAATAAGCAGACTGCTGACTGTGGGGGATGTGTGGAGTGGATGGCAAAGGTGGGCGTCCAGAGACAACTCCTGAGTTCCTATTGTCATCtagaaaagataaagagaaaaaaataatgatcctGTCAACATTAGTTTTAAAATAGTTTGTTCTAATaaaattaaggaatttaatatgtaataaatttGACTTTTTGTAAAATAGACAGAAcagtattctataaaaaaatatgcttttcatAAAACCCACTGATCAAATAGTATATTGTCCTATTTCCATGGATGTGAAATACCAGTCACACCAAACACACCCTTCCAGAATATGAGTGCCCCACACACATACTCTATCCTGTGAGAAATGCCtgctttaccttcattttactgTTTACAACCCAATCACATATTGCATGAATATGAATTTATGTAAGAAGCCAATACAGTTACTCGACAGCTATCTTAATTGCAAGATTGATGGAggcttgaaaaaataattaacacaagTCAATCTATGACAGTGGGTAGAAGCCAAGGCCATGTCAaacatgtgtgtgtaatatgctCTGCAGAGAATATTACCACTCACTCACCAGCAATCCTACCCAGTATCCTAGATGATAATTTAATTATTGGCATTATTGTGACTATGAAAAAACCGCAAATTGGGGAACAAATAAATTGACGAAATCCATATATAGTTTCAGTGCATCATGCTGCCTCTTCAGTGAGGAGACACTCAAACCACAGTGGGTCTAGTgcctccacactgaagagggagcatggcACTCTGAAACTGTAtggttttaatgtctccacaaCAAAGCAGCAGCATATAGCTCTGAAACTGTACAAggattttttaaatacagttgttttccaatttgtgttttttttcttttaaagttcgATAATgatctgttatcattattgtaacTAATTCCTATACAACCCAGCCTTCTGAAATAGTGCAATTTCATCAACCTTTTGTTCAAGGTTCACATTACGCTCAACTCTCCTCTTTTATCCTGGCTTGGACTTGCAGGGTGCATATATTCATGTTCAAACATATCAGATTTGAGAGCATACACTCATGCTCTATCATGTCAGATTAAATATGTTACAATACCTAAAGAGTGTTGTCCTCACTGTTCAGATACAGGTCTCCTATTAAGAAAGTAGTTTAAAAGAACTACTTTGTCATTAACTTTCAGGCATGAACggataagttaaaaaaataattaactgttGCTGAACACCAGGAAAAAAGGAAGTATAAATCAAACTGCACCAAAACCTACCTGATAACCTAGATAATAACTAACTTTTACGTTAATATACTGCAACACTAGGCTTTTACAACTTGATTTTATAGTCATTTCTTCCACGGCTATAAACAACATCATAGTATAACcacatatgaaataaaagatgttTACCAGATGAGACAGGAACACCAGAAGGCTTAACTTCAATCTCTGTACAAAATTTCTTGACATCATCTCCAGTTGTATAATATGTTGTCACTTGTGTCTTGACTTCATGTACTTTCTTTTCCTAAAAAGTAAAATTGGCATTAAACATATAAATTCTTGATTTCATCTACAATTTTCAGCCAAGCTTAagacagtatatattttaaacaaataattagtATTAACTCTATGCATAAAAAACCTACacaaaagacattttatataaGAATGTCTTTTATCCCCAAGAGCAGTATTAGTGAGAAAGGATTACCATGCAATTCCTGCAATGCATATTTTTTCAAACTAAAttaattacagaaagaaaagggCAGTACTGCATATGTAGGGGCAGTTATGAGCCATTTGTTGTGCCGTTTGATTCATGAGCTGTGAAATACAGTTAGGTTGAGAAAGCAATACTACTTCTGCTTCACAAACTGCTAAACAAGTTCCTCTTTGCACGGTATGGGTGAAAGCAGATCTTTAAGGCTTGGAGATAGTTCAGGTTTGTCTCCACTGGATTGCCTTGGCTCTTGAAGTTCTGAAGCTAGCCTGCAAACATGCAGGTTCAACATATTCTCATTCCTGTTGAAACTGGAAGTGCAGCTAACAAAAAGTTTCTCTTATTCATTTCCCAGGAATGTGTTAAAATTCTAGAAGCTGACAAAATAATATTGCTATGTGGAAAGAAGTGCCACTGTGACAACTAAGAGATTCTTAAAAATTAGGATATCCAAGAAATGTATCACAGCTATTTTCTTGATGGCTGGATCTTAAAGGGCACTTAATCCTATTGCTGTTATGCCCtgagatgaaatagattttgttcttcatattcttgaTGTGCTTGGTACATGgggaaaattcatattttggtttttggaaccttctggaatttttttttcctaacttctCAGAGGCATGTTTCCAGATTTTACTAAGTTATTTGTGGGTAATTTAATAACAAGCCTCCACGGGTAATGCAAGTTCTAAAGCAGATATCTTTATTAAGACATCATGGTATGGAATTAAAGTTTTGTTGAGCACCAACAAACATCAGTGCAATGAAATGAAAGGGCAAACAACTTGGCATAGAACACAGCAATATAAAACATGCTGAGGATTTCCCTAATACTTTAGGggctctctctttccttgtggtTTCCTCTCTATTATGTGCGTCAAGTAACAATCTTACCTCTTTTGTGAACAAGGCATAGCTAATGGGATGATATACAATAAGTAATCCAGATAAAAGTTAACTCTCCATGCATAGCATGAGCTTGTCCAAAGTCCCAGTCATGTCAGAAACAAATAACCAATTATAATAAGCTCTTACCTCACCACTCTTCCTGCCGTAATTCTTTTCATCACTCTTTCTACTACGACGTTTTCGCCCAGAATCATCAAGACGTTCTGGAGAAGACTTCCTCTTGTAACTTCGCCCAGATCTCGTTCGTGATTCTTCTAGGTCATCCTCTGTGATGTCAATATCTGATATGCTCAACACTGACTCTGCAAATGCAAAACATTACTTAATTTAGCAGCCTTCAGATAACACTCCTACAAAAGCCctgtaaacttgaaaatataatattatgtgaACCTAACTTTCAATAGATctaaaaagcatttaaaaatcaatacaaTATCTAATCAAATTTCAGATATCCGCAATACTGACAACAATAAAGCCATACTTGtattaaataaaatgcataaggtaaaaataaaaccaaacatttGGTTATAAAATCATATAACTTCAACCTAAAGACTCCACATTGAAAATGAAGTAATCTGGTCACAAATGAGGAAAAGCCCTCTTATAACCACCCACCACATGAGCAAAAGAGAgaacaatatataaatagatgcaCTGTGCTGCCACCATACAAGCAAAGCAATTTATAGTAGTTACAATACCCACCTAGTGAGTCATGATTTTCTGTAATGGTAGAGAGAGGAACAGCAGAACCATCTCTTGTGCTGCGACGCTGGTTGGGACCAATGTGAGTAAAAGAGTGCTGTAACTGCTGTAGTTTCTCCCGTGTTTCATTCACCTGCCCTTTACCTAGAAGATCCATAACTAAACCAATTTGTCCAgcctgaaaatggaaaaaaatgtgaataaaaatactgttttaGTACAGTAAACCTAATACAGATCATATACCATACTGATGAACAAAACCAAGGAAACAGATACAACCCTACATAAATGTTAACTGCGCTTTCCATCATTTATTAAATACCCCTTGGGTAATCTGCAAATAGTTTTGTGGATTTGCTTATGTCAATACAGGACACAACTTCAAACTGTTTTTAACTGCTAGATTTCCTCAACAAACTACTCCATGATGGTTTTCATCCTAGTATGAATATCGAATATATTAACAAGCTTTGTCATATGAATTCACTTACAATTTGTAAATTCAGTTTTGGTCAGGAATTAAAATTTCTCCCAAACtatgatttacatattttataagtacacattaatactgaaaataatctgacctacctttttagatattttacctTAACTATGTGAAGGATGTAAAACCTGGATACTTTAGATTGTAAAATATATGCTGCACAACTAAATatgattgtaaaatatatatcgaTAACAATTCATATTCTTGCAATACACACCTATTagtgtatttatatttctatcacaTTTCTATTTTTACCTCATATAATTAAGATATTAAAACCTGTTTGGTCAGTGATCAAAAAGTAgacatcaataacaaaaatagtattagtacttaagttattttttttttaataaatccattaatatttccttttcgttttcatCCATGAGTCTTGATTGTACTGTTACCTATGGAACACTATGAACGATATTCTGTGTATAAAGAACCTGGTTATGGAATAATGAAACCCATAACAGACTGTATGAGCGGATTACATCAAATTGAACTGTGGGAAAACTGAACAAAACTGCTGATAGATTAAATTCTGAACAGAAATTGGCAATATTTGAAGAGATAAAACTGCCTACCATTAGCAGATTAACTCTCAtttccaaaattataattttcaaacaggtagacattttcatttctttatttctaaccTAGCACTTTTTTGGTTAGATAAAAATTCATTGTTCAAGATCTGGCATAGTCTTGCGTACTCACGTATTTTCACTGCATGATTTCTTACCTAAATACAGCACATCATAGTCTTCAAATCCgaacatttttgtataaataaacctGCATATTTTCTATGCTGacttaaaaacaatataaaattatatttaaatcatgaaaatagctatttgtttaattttaaaattgctgTTACATCTAATCCTTGTGTATTGTGACACATCCTGAAGGATTTCCTCTTGAATGAGAGTTGAAAACTGgagaaataaagttaaagaaattggtgAGTTAAGCAGGATGAGACTAAAAGAAACATGATATTCAAAAGGCTGAATACAATGCAGCTTTGTGCCAAATGGAAGCTACAAAGGAAAAGGACTTTTAGTACCATCAACTCTGTGCCACACAATGATCACAGCAAGAGGTACTCTCTTCCAGGAAGGCCTGTATTACTGTACTCTAAACCACAGAGCAATGAACACTTACAAGAATGGAGAAGATTTTGAACATGCACaacttcaatatactgtatgaaGATTCATGACTGGATTAAGGTAGaaagatcatattaaaaatgaGGGTGTCCAACTATGTGGTGTCCAATGGCTGGAAACAAGACTAAGATCTTAATAACTGAAAAAGGGAGAAGAGCTCCTTTAGAAAAGTATGTAACTAGGAAAGTAACAGGAATGAAGACCAAAATGAAGACTCAAAAAACCATGGAGAAAGTGCATATATGAAGGCCTTCACCAGATTGGAATTCAAGGAGCAAGTGCACAAGGCAGGAAGAGTGGAGAGGGCTCATTTCATATCACTTCCTGTTCAGCAAAATctgacacaaaaacaaaatgatgacTATTAGTGTGGAGGTGATCTACCATCTACCTATCGTCTACCACTTCACTTGTTTGAAGTACACATTCAGTACTCAGTCCACATGTATGTCACATGCTCAATCATGAGTAAATGTACAAAGGTCTATCATTCCTTTGAACACATGTACACCTAGATACACTTACCTTGAAAAAAACTCTCAAAAGTTCATGAATATAAcctaaatttcatttacataacttTCACAGCATTTTCTATCAAATACAAGTCATTATCAGTAACATACTACCTCAATACTTTATTgatatttatgattaaatttattctaaaaactTTCTTACCatgtcatttttttccctttcaacaAAGATTCTCTCCTGTTTCTCTTGGTCAAGTAGAAGTCTGGCATTTTTCAGCTTCAGTTCaaggttttttatttccttctgagACTTTAGTAACTCCTCCTGAAGACGAACAACTTCAGCCTCTAACTTTTTAACCCTAATGATATCTGATTCCTCACAGTCCACAAActcataaaattctgaaaataaaacaatatgatAGCACAAAGTTCAACTATTCAATCTGCTATTAATATCTCTTGAACTAACATCAAGTGTTCTCAAATGAGGGTAAAACTGGTCCATCCTTAACTGACTTAATAAAAGTTTTCCAAATTATGAGGGAAGACAGATATGAATTATTACAGCCAAATTATGAACAAAACCTGTGGTGAAGTGTACAAACCAACTGACTTTAACTACAACAAAGAGCAAAGTGACTTGAAGCAACTAAAAGCAACTGtgatggaaataaagtaaaagttataATGTTTGGTCATAAGTGAAACACCAAGTACATAAAATGCAATACTATATGTATATCTTTAAACCTGCTGAATAATCAGCTTCACTGATGGAGATCTAAAAATTTTCAAGGCATGaagtaataaacattaaaaacaccAGTGATACTTCACATTTGAAATGCATGTAGCACTATTGCATCAATTAATGCAATTCATATTAACTAAATTCTACTAAAATTAACCATAATGTAAAGCAACTTTggagaaaaatctaaaatggaaCATTATAATGCAGTCACAGGATGAATAAAAATTGACAAGCATcagatcaaaataaaatacagcagTAAGCACAagtttttctgtaaatgtaaatgaaaaaaaatgaaacaaaattaaacatactTTTTTCCACTGGCTCACTGCATACCAGCAGACACTGGATGATGCTATTATACTGAGCAGATATCGACTCCATTATCACCTTACTGCTAAGGTCTTCCTGACAACCTGAAAAATAAACCACATATTGTAAAAACACAAAGTTAATACCTATGCAACaaattgacaaatttttaattaatttatatttttcatagttaacaaacctatggtcttaacgtaaggataaatcttctagtgccagctggaaactggtaaaaaacataaaattgtagaacaaCGTATTTGTGGCAACGGGGTTCGGCCAATCGGATGAGAGGAGGCATCAGCCGACCCCCCTTAACCCGAGAGAGCCATGACGTATCCAGTTTCTTCCAGCACAGGGAATCAATTTAAGGAGTGGCAAGAGATGGGTGATATATGTTAAGACCATAGGATTGTTAcctacgaaaaatacaaattaattaaaaatttgtcattgttCAAATGCGGAACAAACCAAGGTCTTAACGAaaggatagactcacttttggtgggaggaaaggaaagtcttgaactgactggaggttcagcacacctggtctcATTTCATGGTTAGGCCAAGGCAGAGGAAGGAGATGTAAGCCTCTGACTTGTTGCAGAAATAGTTTATCAAACGGTCAGACTACTGGGTTAATACACAATGTGGAGGAAAATTGTATAAGTGGAAGTTAAAGAGCTATATCTGTTAAGACAACAGACCTACGTTAGCTACCAATTTGTTTGTcatcattcctctctccccttgttagaGAGAGGAATGACTAGCTTCTGCAAGGAAATATTCGTGTAAGAATAAGCTTTCTTAAACATAATGACcactcactcacctgtatctaaccaATCATGATGGATCAATCTTCCTACGGTCTGCAGGtagagaagaaggggaaacagGGAAACGAAAACTGTTGGATAGGGCAAATGCTCGGGCCATGGCACACTGTGACATTCTTCCGCTGTTTGGATACTTCCAGAAAATGTATTTGAATGCTCCCCCATCAGCATCAGTGGGAATTGTGTCCCCCTCTACACAACACACCAAGACCTCTACGTTCCTATCACAGTaacagttttctcctaaattacaaataacggTATATTTCCTATTAAACAGAGGTTCATTAAGATTTAGCCGTGCACTGTGCTAATTTACTGGCCATGACGCTCTTGAAACTTtcacttaaaacactttaaaagtggacgAGTGACGTCATCTCGATATTT
Coding sequences within:
- the LOC136838545 gene encoding rac GTPase-activating protein 1-like isoform X1, translated to MLMGEHSNTFSGSIQTAEECHSVPWPEHLPYPTVFVSLFPLLLYLQTVGRLIHHDWLDTGCQEDLSSKVIMESISAQYNSIIQCLLVCSEPVEKKFYEFVDCEESDIIRVKKLEAEVVRLQEELLKSQKEIKNLELKLKNARLLLDQEKQERIFVEREKNDMAGQIGLVMDLLGKGQVNETREKLQQLQHSFTHIGPNQRRSTRDGSAVPLSTITENHDSLESVLSISDIDITEDDLEESRTRSGRSYKRKSSPERLDDSGRKRRSRKSDEKNYGRKSGEEKKVHEVKTQVTTYYTTGDDVKKFCTEIEVKPSGVPVSSDDNRNSGVVSGRPPLPSTPHIPHSQQSAYSPRILHTRMTPQGNNQGCVTPTHTPHTPIMRNFSASKLNARPHAFQNKTVYKAEICQPCGKRIKFGKVALKCRDCRATCHPECRESVPLPCIPVATTPNAKGQQGTIADFAPLIPPMVPALVVHCCNEVENRGLNEVGIYRVSGSEKEVKELKERFLRGKGLPNLSQFDIHAVCGCLKVFLRSLKEPLITHLLWNDFVSASERADEDASAAMYQAISELPQPNRDTLAWIVIHLQRVAECTECKMPTSNLAKMFGPTIVGYSVPEPPPAIMVKETHPQQLVMEKLLEISTDYWSTFINVPEENMYDNFQSKNVMSGGILGDLHTGNAKRRRSILSRTPLQIRDTPKSHNQWRK
- the LOC136838545 gene encoding rac GTPase-activating protein 1-like isoform X2, with translation MESISAQYNSIIQCLLVCSEPVEKKFYEFVDCEESDIIRVKKLEAEVVRLQEELLKSQKEIKNLELKLKNARLLLDQEKQERIFVEREKNDMAGQIGLVMDLLGKGQVNETREKLQQLQHSFTHIGPNQRRSTRDGSAVPLSTITENHDSLESVLSISDIDITEDDLEESRTRSGRSYKRKSSPERLDDSGRKRRSRKSDEKNYGRKSGEEKKVHEVKTQVTTYYTTGDDVKKFCTEIEVKPSGVPVSSDDNRNSGVVSGRPPLPSTPHIPHSQQSAYSPRILHTRMTPQGNNQGCVTPTHTPHTPIMRNFSASKLNARPHAFQNKTVYKAEICQPCGKRIKFGKVALKCRDCRATCHPECRESVPLPCIPVATTPNAKGQQGTIADFAPLIPPMVPALVVHCCNEVENRGLNEVGIYRVSGSEKEVKELKERFLRGKGLPNLSQFDIHAVCGCLKVFLRSLKEPLITHLLWNDFVSASERADEDASAAMYQAISELPQPNRDTLAWIVIHLQRVAECTECKMPTSNLAKMFGPTIVGYSVPEPPPAIMVKETHPQQLVMEKLLEISTDYWSTFINVPEENMYDNFQSKNVMSGGILGDLHTGNAKRRRSILSRTPLQIRDTPKSHNQWRK